The following DNA comes from Nicotiana sylvestris chromosome 10, ASM39365v2, whole genome shotgun sequence.
CAACATATATTTTGAAGCTAGAGAGTTCAGCTTGGGGAGAAGATTTGCGAGACACGAGTGTTAGTTTTTAAGAGTGAACTCTGTGAGGTTATTCTCCCGATATTATTTTATTCTTTTACATAGTGGATAACTCATTTTCACTAATGTAAGTAGCTCAATTGACCAAAAAGTGTGTCTCTAGTATATTTCTCTTTTTCCGGTTCGCGTTATTGTTATATAGAGTTTGCTTTATTAACATCCGCATGACACTTGATTATTTTGATCCTAACATATATTAAACGAAATAAATATCGTTTTATCAATCCGCCAAGACATAGATTCTAATTTAGTCTTCAGCTCCTGTCAAAAATAGAAACCAAGATATCCCAATATAATACCTCCACAGATCAATAAATGTATCTTGTTCTATCTGCTTTGTGGTCTATTCACCTTTTCAATAGACAACTTTCATGATAGGCCATATCACACAACTTGTGGTTATCATTTCCTATCTAAAATCAAGTGGCACCTTCCTCTGTAATGTCCAAAATTTTCAGTCACTCACTCACTTAAAAAGAGCAGCACCGTGTactaagcttccgctatgcgCGAGGTCCGGGGAAGAGccggaccacaagagtctattgTACGTAGCCTTACCCTGTATTTCTGCAAGAAGTTGTTTCcacagctcgaacccgtgacctcctggtcacattgcaacaactttaccagttacgccaaggctccccttcagtTACTCACTCGACTCCCTATATATATACTATTCCAAGAAGTTTTAATAAGCTTCCACTATGCGCGAGATCCGggaaagggccggaccacaagggtctattgtacacaGCCTTAcactgcatttctgcaagaggctatttccaggGTTCGAAGCCGTGACCTACTGGTCACATGACAATAATtctaccagttacgccaaggctcccctacAGTAACTCACTCACTTGACTCCCTATATATACACTTTTCCAAGAAGTTTTGATAACAGATTTCACATACAACTCATTCCTTGCCAGTGAAAATGTTCaaacttctctttctttttgctgTCCTGATATCAAGCAGCAATGCTGCTGTACAAGATTTTTGTGTAGCAGACTTAAAAGGACCAGAATCCCCTGcaggctattcttgcaaaaatgcTACAAAAGTCACAGTAAACGATTTCGTTTTCTCTGGCCTAAGTGCAGCAGGAAACACCTCAAATATAATCAAAGCATCAGTAACGCCAGCATTTGCAGCTCAATTCCCTGGCCTAAACGGGCTCGGTCTCTCTGCCGCACGTCTCGACTTAGCCCCTGGTGGTGTAGTGCCATTTCACACTCACCCTGGTGCTTCTGAAGTCTTGCTCGTCGTTCAGGGATCGATTACTGCGGCTTTTGTTTCCTCAGCAAATACTGTTTACTTAAAGACGCTAAAGAAAGGTGAACTAATGGTATTTCCACAAGGTTTGTTGCATTTTCAAGTGAATGCAGCTGGTTATACTTCTGTAGCTTATGTGTTCTTTAGCAGTTCCAGTCCTGGCCTTCAAATCACTGATTTCGCGTTGTTTGCCAACGATTTGTCTACTAAGTTGGTTGAGGCTACGACATTTGTTGATGAAGCTCAAATCAAGAAGCTTAAGGGTGTTCTTGGAGGCACTGGCTAATACTTAATTTTGCCTGTTAAATTGATCTAGCTAACAATGTGCTAGCATGTAATGTGTTAGTTATTTCTTTTTATTCAAAGTTgtcatttttgcttctttgttttggCAAGCCTTGGCAACTAATAATTGTCTTTCGATGATTCTTTCTCTCAATGCCATGTTATTGTGAGCTTAATTAGTCCTTTATTTTTTCAGCTATGGATTTTAACTTCAGTAATGGCTGTCTAATTAAGTCATAGGAGTACTATGTATGTACATCAGTAGTAGAAGGTGTTGTTCTTTTCTAGTTTCCTTAAGAAAGGATTCTATGCATATTTCATGAAATAATTAAGTTATATGCACCTCACAACATAAAAAGTATTTATACAATCAAGTAGGGCTGGCAATTTAAGTGCAAACGTATTCAACCCGTCCAACCGCCCAAGGTTGGGTCGCTCATGGAACCGCCCATTGTTGAACTTAGCCCATTTGAGCACAGCTAAAGTTGGACTGATTTTAGCTCAAATTTATCCATGAACAACTTTGCTAAAATGTCtttaaaataattctttttttgtttgatatgttTTATATGACTATAACAAAGATAAAAAGTCTTATTTTGTTATTAAACAATTTATAAGAAAAAACACACATTAATTAACGCTTGGTAAGAGTTGGACTATGACTCAAATTTTAGTCCATCTTGGCTCAGCCCATCTCAACCCATGTAACTTTTGGAGCGTCATTGACCCGACCATTTATTGACTCAGCCCATTTTAACCCATCCAAGTCAAGCCAAACCCTCCTATTTGACATCTCTGCAATATTCAAGTCCTGTATAAAAGTAATTACAAGTAATTCtttataaatataactataggtTATAGTGTAAAAAATTCTCACACAAGTGTAAACAATCACATGATTATTTATGCGTTTGGTTGAATTGACATCTCGTTTGCTATACTGGACGAAAGCAAGAGAAAATTAAACAGGAAATTTCCTTCCTTTTGTTCAGTTTATGGTGGAGA
Coding sequences within:
- the LOC104233000 gene encoding auxin-binding protein ABP19a-like; translated protein: MFKLLFLFAVLISSSNAAVQDFCVADLKGPESPAGYSCKNATKVTVNDFVFSGLSAAGNTSNIIKASVTPAFAAQFPGLNGLGLSAARLDLAPGGVVPFHTHPGASEVLLVVQGSITAAFVSSANTVYLKTLKKGELMVFPQGLLHFQVNAAGYTSVAYVFFSSSSPGLQITDFALFANDLSTKLVEATTFVDEAQIKKLKGVLGGTG